The following are encoded in a window of Carya illinoinensis cultivar Pawnee chromosome 15, C.illinoinensisPawnee_v1, whole genome shotgun sequence genomic DNA:
- the LOC122296497 gene encoding 60S ribosomal protein L39-3: MPSHKTFMIKKKLAKKMRQNRPIPHWIRMRTDNTIRYNAKRRHWRRTKLGF; this comes from the exons ATg CCGTCACACAAGACCTTCATGATCAAGAAGAAGCTGGCCAAGAAGATGAGGCAGAACCGACCCATTCCTCACTGGATCCGTATGCGTACTGATAACACTATCAG GTACAACGCTAAGCGCAGGCACTGGCGCCGCACCAAGCTCGGATTTTAA